The following nucleotide sequence is from Candidatus Zixiibacteriota bacterium.
CGCCTGGTAGTAGTTGCCGTTCTGGTAATAAACTGACGCCAGCTTGCTCCAGGTTTCGAGGCTGTCGCGAAGATTGCGGTCGCGGCGGGACATCTCCTCCAGATAATTTATCTGCTGGTCACTGCGATAGAGAGAACCGGCGCGCGAAGCATAAAAATCAAAGAGACGCCGGTCGAGAGTTAAGGTGTCGATGTACTCAATCCATTGCCGTTCCAGGGAATCAAGCGGCTGTCCGTAAACAGCTTCGAACTCGCGGTAGATATTCAAGTCATCGGCGACCTGGTACCACTGTTTGATTTTAGCCGGTCCATACTTGTCGGTTAGAAATTTGACAAATGACGCCGCCACCGTTTCGGCGGTTCTTGGTTCTGCCTGAAAATAGGATGATGCCGTCAGCATGGTTTTAAGCGACAGAATCTTGCCGTCGCGGCGCAGTTTCTTAATTTCGTATCCCGAAAATTCAAAATAACCGGCGAGCCCTTCAGTCAGAAATGGGGGGGCATACCCCCAGAGACGCATCAATCGCAGTATATTGGGAAGAATGGCATCAAGTGATTTGAATTCATGGGTATAGATAGTGTAGATATTAGAGCGGCCCGGGTCGAGCATATAACCGAATCGCTTATCCCAATGGATGGTCGGCACCGGGCAGGGGCAGAGGTAAAGGTTCATCTTTCCCGGGGCAGAGAGCTCAAAAGTTTCGCGGAAACGGGTAAATTCGGCTTCGAGATAGTTTTTGATATTATTCCAGTGGTAATCGGCAAGCGAGTATTTGATATAATAAATATCAAAATTGTTGGTCGGGTCTACGTTAAACTGTCCGCTCAAGTCCGGGTCAAACTGGCACTGTCCCGCGGCGGGGTCGGTCAGAGTCCGGGGGCTGAGCAGAATCTGGTAAAAACTGTTCCCTTTGCCCGGAATATTTTCAAGGCGGGCGGGAAGGCCATATTCGATTTTGAAGCGATTGGCGAAATTGTACGGGTTTGAACCGAAAGTCACCAGATGCGCGGTAAATTCAACCGTCTGGCTGTCGGCCCTTTCGACACGGAGGTCAAGGCTGAAATTGACCAGGGATGTCAGCAGTTTCTTCCCGACCGGGGCTTCGACCGTATCCCGGACA
It contains:
- a CDS encoding tetratricopeptide repeat protein, which produces MKIKTFATTLAAMWLLSAAALFSAESPLVEFEIVVRQKPMLLDKHFEIVRDTVEAPVGKKLLTSLVNFSLDLRVERADSQTVEFTAHLVTFGSNPYNFANRFKIEYGLPARLENIPGKGNSFYQILLSPRTLTDPAAGQCQFDPDLSGQFNVDPTNNFDIYYIKYSLADYHWNNIKNYLEAEFTRFRETFELSAPGKMNLYLCPCPVPTIHWDKRFGYMLDPGRSNIYTIYTHEFKSLDAILPNILRLMRLWGYAPPFLTEGLAGYFEFSGYEIKKLRRDGKILSLKTMLTASSYFQAEPRTAETVAASFVKFLTDKYGPAKIKQWYQVADDLNIYREFEAVYGQPLDSLERQWIEYIDTLTLDRRLFDFYASRAGSLYRSDQQINYLEEMSRRDRNLRDSLETWSKLASVYYQNGNYYQAEKGYRILLAHEPKQSAFYYLVLGNLQLIEGNYGAAYRLFDSALIHDSAMTSVRLPQARILALRGDTLRAIQLVEENLGSERSPAARIEYLLFLGRMRGAHGDSFDSVASREYYQDALAWTTELASKSPDDPTNKLRLGLAYLGLRDWDKAREFLELANFIDNRPYYQCEALLALGNLYDLKEDYENARDHYRKVLALPAAVFQREQAQRFMETPFRN